One segment of Salvelinus fontinalis isolate EN_2023a chromosome 42, ASM2944872v1, whole genome shotgun sequence DNA contains the following:
- the LOC129841399 gene encoding uncharacterized protein LOC129841399, translating to MYTPNLTHSNVYYQRHLSNLSLCIQELGKEDPAYMCVWHEGIAHRGSIEVASCILKWVKTKFTPLTKPEVRKLIIFSDRCCGQNNNWRMLNLMSMLVSMGYFTQVEQEFMVSGHSFLPRDRSFATIEKRRKVSVLHTPDDVSKMIPEAQPAKPFKVMRMQYEDFRHLPDSVLKRPAGLQITSVRWLKVTVEDPWNLYARQSHSLFEGWKSWLISKPKLGATPQPPYFCKPLP from the exons ATGTACACCCCTAATCTGACCCACTCTAATGTCTACTACCAGCGGCACCTGTCAAATCTTAGCCTTTGCATCCAGGAACTTGGAAAAGAAGATCCTGCGTACATGTGTGTTTGGCATGAGGGGATTGCACACCGGGGGTCCATTGAGGTGGCAAGCTGCATATTGAAGTGGGTGAAGACAAAATTCACACCACTCACCAAACCAGAGGTGCGCAAGTTGATCATCTTCAGTGACAGATGCTGTGGGCAGAATAACAACTGGCGGATGCTCAATCTGATGTCGATGCTCGTCTCTATGGGTTACTTTACGCAAGTTGAGCAGGAGTTCATGGTCTCTGGTCATTCTTTTCTTCCTCGTGATCGATCTTTTGCCACCATCGAGAAGAGGCGCAAGGTGTCAGTCCTTCACACACCTGATGATGTTTCAAAGATGATACCTGAAGCACAACCAGCAAAACCATTCAAGGTGATGAGGATGCAATATGAAGACTTCAGGCACCTCCCAGATTCTGTCCTCAAGCGACCAGCTGGACTACAGATCACCTCAGTGAGGTGGTTAAAAGTCACAG TTGAGGATCCTTGGAATCTGTACGCCAGACAGAGCCACAGTCTATTTGAGGGATGGAAATCGTGGCTGATCTCCAAACCAAAACTAGGAGCAACACCTCAACCTCCCTATTTTTGCAAGCCACTACCCTAG